The following proteins come from a genomic window of Labeo rohita strain BAU-BD-2019 chromosome 25, IGBB_LRoh.1.0, whole genome shotgun sequence:
- the LOC127156505 gene encoding mucin-5AC, with protein MTVPWSLLWILGLICSSDSSCSPTSYYKSCWIRRYPGLYVDIEESQRRGAHILKLYQEESALKCSRACCLTRNFSCNLAVFHFNTTQDSVNCFHLQCPTLESCIPHHRGNVILYNVTKGVDPDLLVFGKYFTTNVRVLPHMSSSRLNVSEPLTSDKRQFNYPPNPPVRSISPASTTTKKPTTPQATHAVPTAHEVQHNLPRCTTVQAATAQITPEHGQKMDSTLNPQQTTSTPQWASMNLRHTTTTLADEPDTMTDTLNQSIPTPPPVYATTAHPSSTVDYLDSALTSIPINEALSSSTTQQHLALQTTNSLATTSQNTMQSSTFRITNVNSTEYELFANGFSRHYAIFKFLNYPTAFGITNFHSTDYKLFGFSKTTIMPQDIPLQTKTQGTPAYESSTWPSRTLTQTTALSQPKETTSIGTRTLKISSTTSPTFTTDGSTTLKHLTQSFTHTRMGNSATTGSLSSSLTAPTSSVVDSQPYPNDTKGYISRNITTGDTPQPGGDGSLTSVWHLAANTVLVALATCATITFCCCCSVFAALSWRGRRRRKGRYRTNLRCKRGSMRLIKYVIVDE; from the exons ATGACCGTCCCATGGAGTTTGCTGTGGATTCTGGGTTTGATCTGCTCTTCGGACTCCAGCTGCTCTCCGACATCTTACTATAAGAGCTGCTGGATCCGCAGATATCCCGGACTGTATGTGGACATAGAGGAGTCTCAGCGCAGAGGAGCCCACATCCTTAAGCTTTATCAGGAGGAGTCCGCATTAAAATGCAGCAGAGCCTGCTGTCTTACAAGAAACT TCTCCTGCAACCTGGCTGTGTTTCATTTCAACACCACTCAGGACAGCGTGAACTGCTTTCATCTTCAATGTCCGACCCTTGAGAGCTGCATACCTCATCACAGAGGAAATGTCATCCTCTATAATGTCACTAAAG GTGTGGATCCTGACCTGTTGGTGTTCGGGAAGTACTTCACCACCAACGTGCGTGTACTGCCTCACATGTCATCGTCGCGGCTCAATGTTTCAGAGCCGCTGACCTCTGACAAGCGTCAGTTCAACTATCCACCCAACCCTCCTGTCCGTTCCATCAGTCCTGCTTCCACTACCACGAAAAAACCCACAACCCCACAAGCCACTCATGCTGTTCCTACTGCACATGAAGTACAGCATAACCTCCCTCGATGTACTACAGTACAGGCTGCAACTGCTCAGATCACACCAGAACATGGACAGAAAATGGACTCTACACTTAATCCCCAACAAACGACTTCTACCCCACAGTGGGCATCAATGAACCTGCGTCATACGACCACCACTCTGGCGGATGAACCTGATACAATGACTGACACTTTAAACCAAAGCATCCCAACCCCCCCACCAGTTTATGCAACCACAGCCCACCCAAGCTCAACAGTTGACTACTTGGACTCTGCTCTGACCTCCATCCCAATCAATGAAGCACTAAGTTCCTCAACTACCCAACAGCATTTGGCTTTACAGACTACAAACTCTTTGGCGACGACTTCTCAAAACACTATGCAGTCTTCAA CCTTTAGGATTACAAACGTCAACTCTACAGAGTATGAACTCTTTGCCAACGGCTTCTCAAGACACTATGCGATCTTCAAGTTCCTCAACTATCCTACAGCCTTTGGGATTACAAACTTCCACTCTACAGACTACAAACTCTTTGGCTTCTCAAAA ACGACTATTATGCCACAGGACATACCCTTACAAACTAAAACCCAAGGTACCCCTGCATATGAGAGTTCTACATGGCCGTCACGAACCCTAACCCAAACTACTGCTCTATCCCAACCAAAAGAGACGACTAGCATTGGAACAAGAACCTTAAAGATCTCAAGCACCACTAGTCCTACATTCACCACTGATGGTTCTACAACCCTCAAACACCTAACCCAAAGTTTCACCCACACCCGAATGGGCAACTCGGCAACCACCGGTAGTTTGAGTTCTTCTCTAACTGCCCCAACTAGCAGTGTGGTGGACAGTCAACCATACCCCAACGACACAAAGGGCTACATCAGCCGGAACATCACTACCGGTGACACACCTCAACCTGGCGGGGATGGAAGCTTGACATCAGTGTGGCATTTGGCGGCCAACACTGTGCTAGTGGCTTTAGCGACCTGTGCTACCATCAcattctgctgctgctgttctGTGTTCGCGGCATTGAGCTGGAGAGGCCGGAGGCGACGGAAGGGCAGGTACAGGACGAATCTGAGGTGCAAGAGAGGATCGATGAGACTCATCAAATACGTCATT GTGGATGAGTAG